The DNA window CGCCAGCTCAATGCGTTGTTCCAGGTTTTTCAGTGAAACGTATACGCTACGCAATACAAACGGCAGCACCAACACGATATGGCAGAAAATCACCAGCCCATAGCCACGGCTAAGGCCCAGTTGCGAAACCAGCATCAACAAGCCAAGGCCGATAGTGAAATGGGGAATGAACAACGGCGATAACAGCACCCCTTCCAGCACCTGTTTACAAGAGAACGTGTAACGCTCAATGGCAATGGCCAGCGTTGTCCCAATGATCACCGCCAGCGTCGAAGCCCATGCGGTAACAATCAGCCCGGAATAAAAACCCTGGCGAAAATCGTCATAACTGACGGCACGCTCAAACCAACGCAGTGACCAGCCTTTCGGCGGGAAGAACAGCACCGATGTACTGCTGAATGCAGAGATAAAGACCACGATAGTCGGCAGCATGACAAAGACCAGAATAGCGATCACCAGCATCCGGCCGAGCAGTGTGACCCATTTATCATTATTTGATCGCGTCACCTTAATGCCCTCCCATCTCGTTCAGGAAACGGGTCATTCGTTTTAAAGACGCCAGTAGCAAAATTGTCAGCACTAATCCGGCAATACTCAGCGCCGCTGCAAACGGAAAGTTCATCGACGAAAAGCCAAGTTGGTAAACCAGGGTTGCCACTGTGCTCACACGACCGCCGCCAATCAGCTGTGGCGTGGCGAACGCACTGAATGTCCAGGCAAAGGCAGTGGTCAAACTGGAGACAATACCGGGAATGGATAATGGAATCGTCACCGTCAGCAAAGTGCGAACGGGCCCCGCCCCCAGACTCATCGCGGCTTTTTCGTAGTCCGGGTTGATATGTGAAAGCGCGGTAGCCAGCATCAATACCATGATCGGCATCGTTACATGCACCAGCGCCACAACAACGCCGCTCTGGGTAAACATAAATTGAATCGGTTTATCGATTAGCCCAATACTCAGCAATAGGCTATTCAGAAACCCGCTGTTACCCAGCACAATAATCCAGGAATAGGTACGTACTACTTCACCAAGAAACAGCGGCGTAATCGCCACGATCAGGATGACAGATTTGATCCACGCCGTGCGCGTGCGCACCAGTGCATAGGCCAGCGGATAGCTCATCAGCAGGCCAAAC is part of the Gibbsiella quercinecans genome and encodes:
- a CDS encoding ABC transporter permease, which translates into the protein MTKNPTFLPWFIIPAMLTALGLIVAMFTVMQFSVRAYIPGALDVGGFTLANFNSLFKTVYANAFINTVMLSAKTAVFGLLMSYPLAYALVRTRTAWIKSVILIVAITPLFLGEVVRTYSWIIVLGNSGFLNSLLLSIGLIDKPIQFMFTQSGVVVALVHVTMPIMVLMLATALSHINPDYEKAAMSLGAGPVRTLLTVTIPLSIPGIVSSLTTAFAWTFSAFATPQLIGGGRVSTVATLVYQLGFSSMNFPFAAALSIAGLVLTILLLASLKRMTRFLNEMGGH
- a CDS encoding ABC transporter permease, with amino-acid sequence MTRSNNDKWVTLLGRMLVIAILVFVMLPTIVVFISAFSSTSVLFFPPKGWSLRWFERAVSYDDFRQGFYSGLIVTAWASTLAVIIGTTLAIAIERYTFSCKQVLEGVLLSPLFIPHFTIGLGLLMLVSQLGLSRGYGLVIFCHIVLVLPFVLRSVYVSLKNLEQRIELAAASLGASPLRVVWTITIPLILPGLFGGWMFAAILSFNEFTASLFITTQATQTLPVAMYNYVREFADPTLAALSVIYITVTAVILIVANKFLGLGKVLNVEAGH